GATCGTTACTGAAGCTGTAGATGAGAACTTATATCTTGCAGCACGCAACCTTCCGCATGTAGATGTGGTGGATGCAACTGCAATCGATCCTGTAAGCTTGATCGCGTTTGATAAAGTTGTGATGTCTGTAGCTGCTGCTAAGAAAATTGAGGTAGAACTCGGATGAACAACGAACGTATCTATCAAGTCCTTAAAGGACCAGTCTTCTCAGAAAAGGCACAAGTTTTAGGTGATACTGTTGGCGTTCAAGTATTTAAAGTAGATATCAACGCTACTAAACTTGAAGTTAAAAAAGCAGTTGAAAAACTTTTTGGTGTAGAAGTTGTTAAAGTTAACACTACTATTACTAAAGGTAAAACTAAGCGCTTTGGTAAAACATTAGGACGTCGTTCTGATGTTAAAAAAGCATACGTCACCCTGAAAGCTGGCCAAGATGTTGAAATGGCTGACTTGGGCGATACCG
This region of Acinetobacter sp. XS-4 genomic DNA includes:
- the rplW gene encoding 50S ribosomal protein L23 → MNNERIYQVLKGPVFSEKAQVLGDTVGVQVFKVDINATKLEVKKAVEKLFGVEVVKVNTTITKGKTKRFGKTLGRRSDVKKAYVTLKAGQDVEMADLGDTAESAAE